From Cannabis sativa cultivar Pink pepper isolate KNU-18-1 chromosome 8, ASM2916894v1, whole genome shotgun sequence, a single genomic window includes:
- the LOC115701489 gene encoding NAC domain-containing protein 100, which yields MENKSGVCKEDHELMELPPGFRFHPTDEELISHYLSPKVLNNRFSARAIGEVDLNKCEPWDLPWRAKMGEKEWYFFCQRDRKYPTGLRTNRATEAGYWKATGKDKEIFKGKTLVGMKKTLVFYKGRAPKGEKSNWVMHEYRLEGKYSVYNLSRETKNEWVICRIFQKSCGGKKTHISGLVRLSSYGSLLPPLMESSPPYNNDPRTTTVTNTSSNNSTATHVTCFSDPMEDQKSQQHQTMNNNNIQSFNNHHHHHQNSLFSHNQIIIQERFGNLQYPDSLLMQEDSILSMLIENNNNQAPEMKLCRSSKTEFEPEFRINDRSFDEQNDPSSSVGPVDLDCLWNY from the exons atggaaaataaatcaGGGGTTTGTAAAGAAGATCATGAGTTGATGGAATTACCACCTGGATTTCGATTTCACCCAACTGATGAAGAACTCATATCTCACTACTTATCTCCCAAAGTTCTCAACAATCGATTCTCAGCTAGAGCTATTGGTGAGGTTGATTTGAACAAGTGTGAGCCATGGGATTTGCCTT GGAGAGCTAaaatgggtgaaaaagaatGGTACTTTTTCTGTCAAAGGGATAGAAAATACCCAACTGGTTTAAGAACCAATAGAGCTACAGAAGCAGGGTATTGGAAAGCCACAGGAAAAGATAAAGAAATTTTCAAAGGAAAAACACTTGTTGGGATGAAGAAAACTCTTGTTTTCTACAAAGGAAGAGCCCCAAAAGGAGAAAAATCCAATTGGGTTATGCACGAATATAGATTAGAAGGAAAATACTCTGTTTATAATCTCTCAAGAGAAACTAAG AATGAGTGGGTGATTTGCAGAATCTTTCAAAAGAGTTGTGGTGGTAAAAAAACTCATATTTCAGGGTTGGTGAGACTAAGCTCTTATGGTTCTTTACTACCTCCATTAATGGAGTCATCTCCTCCATATAACAACGACCCAAGAACCACCACAGTCACTAATACAAGTAGTAACAACAGTACTGCAACTCACGTGACCTGCTTCTCCGATCCAATGGAGGATCAGAAAAGTCAACAACATCAAACCATGAATAACAACAATATTCAAAGCTTcaacaatcatcatcatcatcatcagaacTCTCTCTTCTCACATAATCAAATCATAATCCAAGAAAGATTTGGGAATTTACAATACCCAGATTCTCTTTTGATGCAAGAAGACTCGATTTTGAGTATGTTGATcgagaataataataatcaagctccgGAAATGAAACTATGTCGTTCGTCCAAAACAGAGTTTGAACCAGAGTTTCGAATAAACGACAGGTCGTTTGATGAGCAAAACGACCCGTCGTCTTCTGTTGGTCCTGTTGACTTGGACTGTCTCTGGAATTATTGA